A single genomic interval of Littorina saxatilis isolate snail1 linkage group LG17, US_GU_Lsax_2.0, whole genome shotgun sequence harbors:
- the LOC138952592 gene encoding mis18-binding protein 1-like, with the protein MSRALKAKAVSRTKSGRAVIPPLARWAGQYCQRDADGNVTLGFASLAAEQHFAKIAEREMGAPLKMRNSPLVAGTKSKAGKMKKPVTHEKDASKKINVQPKGSTSRKDKSEDPPSKTTAGMKLSGKDENMETGVENGEHCIDLCVDDMTKDVMALLQKSKERRMRTVTKRATCYSVMSQAKGKGPALSQSLEYSEDEEGETADEVPNRVEKRTTSVPTKQSVDAREKAGGESRVQGSKDSAQQRLCGREQKTTDSELAGSRKRLRDRSCTQNKQNDTCEFPSKERPRNVHSRSNGDVEKYQSKQGSDSSNVNHNCKLSENVSDDEENSFQEQIPEKRKTQSNTKKSVQPNPTNRRVGRSAESNSRKTANTKDDSSMSTTNMASRRSTRLRSSSESMTSGYAHQKNDQEIDSDDSDLSRSISDFEKEAEAKERRDRRNLRGSSKDSGCRKGHREERQKGSRREEHEGGERPWSKEEIRKLHEATQKISSYDPHFWEVVSQHVETRSTKECAAHHLQDKPDNKNRGNQKEPNKPKQDDKTPSLHGKRGTLKRRRELRAMLEHDSNNNDQDDLFRGTPFRNTKKAKVPCVDFSKTDEEVFGRNPNFFTPKQDGSREVGVSISHTPVSSRKTPSVYTTHSPWQDNDTAKTRDIDQYVFRLKKNKKKLTRSSQKKKVQKLAEEAASIKPPSVRLFGQSATPEGLFQISEEKSCDDEEEEDYYYSDSEN; encoded by the exons ATGTCCAGAGCGCTCAAAGCTAAGGCTGTCAGTCGCACGAAGAGCGGAAGAGCCGTGATCCCTCCACTAGCGCGCTGGGCTGGGCAGTACTGTCAGCGAGATGCAGACGGCAATGTCACGCTTGGATTCGCGTCTCTGGCTGCTGAGCAGCATTTCGCCAAAATTGCTGAACGCGAGATGGGAGCACCT TTGAAGATGAGAAACTCCCCTTTGGTGGCTGGCACTAAATCCAAGGCAGGAAAGATGAAGAAACCCGTCACTCATGAAAAAGACGCAAGTAAAAAAATCAACGTACAACCCAAAGGCTCCACTAGCAGAAAAGATAAGAGTGAAGATCCACCTTCAAAAACCACTGCAGGAATGAAGCTGTCTGGTAAAGACGAAAACATGGAAACCGGAGTGGAAAATGGTGAACACTGCATTGATCTGTGTGTTGATGATATGACAAAAGATGTGATGGCGCTTCTTCAAAAGTCAAAAGAACGTCGCATGCGGACAGTTACGAAAAGAGCAACGTGCTACTCCGTCATGTCACAAGCAAAGGGCAAGGGCCCAGCGCTCTCGCAGTCTTTAGAATACTCCGAGGACGAGGAAGGAGAAACTGCTGATGAGGTTCCAAACAGAGTAGAGAAAAGGACAACATCAGTGCCTACAAAACAGAGTGTAGATGCAAGAGAAAAGGCTGGTGGGGAATCGAGAGTCCAGGGATCGAAAGATTCTGCACAGCAGAGACTTTGTGGCCGAGAGCAGAAGACGACAGACTCTGAATTGGCTGGCAGTAGAAAGAGACTACGTGATAGGTCTTGCACACAAAACAAGCAGAACGATACTTGTGAATTCCCATCCAAAGAGCGTCCAAGAAATGTGCACAGCAGGTCAAACGGAGACGTAGAAAAATATCAATCCAAACAAGGGTCAGATTCCAGTAACGTTAATCACAATTGCAAACTTTCTGAAAATGTTTCAGATGATGAAGAGAACAGTTTCCAAGAACAAAttccagagaaaagaaagacacaGAGCAACACCAAGAAATCGGTTCAGCCAAACCCCACGAACAGAAGAGTAGGAAGGAGTGCGGAATCCAACAGCAGAAAAACTGCAAACACAAAAGACGATTCAAGTATGTCTACCACAAACATGGCAAGCCGGCGCAGCACCAGATTGCGGAGCTCTAGTGAAAGCATGACATCTGGTTACGCCCATCAGAAAAATGATCAAGAGATCGACAGTGATGATAGTGACCTCTCAAGGAGTATTTCAGACTTCGAAAAAGAGGCTGAAGCCAAAGAAAGGCGGGACAGGAGAAACTTGCGCGGTTCATCAAAGGATTCTGGTTGTCGGAAAGGTCACAGGGAGGAGCGACAGAAAGGCAGCAGACGTGAAGAACATGAGGGAGGTGAGCGCCCATGGAGCAAGGAGGAGATCAGGAAACTCCATGA AGCTACACAAAAAATCAGCAGTTATGACCCACACTTCTGGGAAGTGGTCAGCCAGCATGTTGAAACTCGCTCCACAAAGGAATGCGCCGCCCATCACCTGCAGGATAAGCCTGACAACAAGAACAGAGGGAACCAGAAAGAACCCAACAAACCCAAACAAG ATGATAAGACACCATCTTTGCATGGGAAACGTGGTACCTTGAAAAGACGCCGTGAGCTGAGGGCAATGCTTGAAcacgacagcaacaacaatgaTCAGGATGACCTCTTTCGTGGCACTCCCTTCAGAAACACGAAAAAAGCAAAG GTTCCATGTGTAGATTTCAGCAAGACAGACGAGGAAGTTTTCGGTCGAAATCCCAACTTCTTCACACCCAAGCAGGATGGGTCGCGAGAGGTTGGCGTCTCGATAAGCCACACCCCCGTGTCGAGCAGAAAGACGCCGTCAGTCTACACCACCCACAGTCCCTGGCAGGACAACGACACCGCCAAAAc GAGAGACATTGATCAGTATGTTTTTCggctgaagaaaaacaaaaagaaactcACAAGATCTTCCCAGAAAAAG AAGGTGCAAAAGCTCGCAGAGGAAGCAGCCTCGATCAAGCCTCCATCGGTGCGACTCTTCGGCCAATCAGCCACCCCTGAGGGACTCTTCCAGATCAGCGAGGAAAAGTCGTGTGACGATGAGGAAGAGGAGGATTATTACTATTCTGACTCAGAAAACTGA